From the Cucumis sativus cultivar 9930 chromosome 5, Cucumber_9930_V3, whole genome shotgun sequence genome, the window GCATATTTGCTTATGGACAAACTGGTTCAGGAAAGACCTATACTATGGTATGCTCTATGTTATATATTTCTAGCACCGTATTTTTATCTTGCTCATTGGGGCTTATATGTGTTATTCCTTCTCAGAGTGGACCTGATGTATCATTGAGAACAGAATGGGGTGTTAACTATCGAGCGTTAAATGACCTCTTCGAAATTTCTCAAAGCAGGAAGGGCTCTATTTCCTATGAGATTGGTGTCCAAATGGTTGAGATATACAATGAACAAGTCCGTGATCTGCTCTCAACTAGCGGTCTTCCAAAGAGATATCCTTCTTTgaatattttgctattatttatagatttcttttaatgtttaattgcctttcattttcaaagaaagaaattgatcATTCAACCCAAAAGATAATTACACAATGGGAAGACAAAGAAACCTCTCAACTAGCTCATTGAgtaacagaaaaagaaaaaaaaaaaaaaacacttgaaTTGGCTTGTTTACACCATCCAGATACCTAAAAACTAGCCTGGTTAGCTTTGAATTCTTtacaatcaattatattttttattttctatttaatcaatcaattcaTTATTTAGCCTTTACTAGCCACTTTAGAATAAGCATTAAGTGAAGTggctttttaatttttttgataacaaaaaactttatttcCTTTGACTTGCACACACTTGGGATTTGGAACACCACTCAACCAAATGGGCTTGCAGTACCTGATGCTGGTATGCATCCTGTTAGATCTACTGGCGATGTCCTGGATTTGATGAAGATTGGATTGACGAACAGGGCAGTTGGAGCCACAGCCTTGAATGAAAGAAGCAGCAGATCTCATaggtattattattttaaacgtGTCATCATTTGTCATTTATTGGCATACTTTAAGAATACATTTCATGCGATTGCTGATGCTGTGCAGTGTGCTGACAATTCATGTTCGTGGTGTGGACTTGGAGACAGATGCTATTTTGCGTGGTAGTCTCCATTTAATAGATCTTGCCGGCAGTGAAAGGGTGGACCGTTCAGAGGCTACTGGAGATAGGCTGAAAGAGGCACAACACATTAACAAATCATTGTCAGCTCTTGGGGATGTAATTTTTGCTCTTGCACAGAAGACTCCGCACATTCCTTACAGAAATAGCAAACTAACCCAAGTTCTCCAAAGTTCTTTAGGTGTTTTCTTGCTTTTGCATTTAATTAGaccttcattattttattttctgagAATACCTAGTTCATCACTGTTTTGCTTTATTTGAACCTCTAGGTGGTCAAGCGAAGACACTCATGTTTGTACAGATTAATCCTGATGTAGATTCATACTCCGAAACTATAAGCACCTTGAAGTTTGCTGAAAGAGTTTCTGGTGTAGAGTTGGGTGCTGCCCGTAGCAACAAAGAGGGTAGATATGTTAGAGAACTCATGGATCAGGTCTTGACGACTTTTTATtatcttctaaaattttattttcttttagaaaacaGTTTTTGAGTAATTGAACTGCAAACCTCCTTATATCTTGATCCCAACAGTATGCACGTAATTACACAATTgcatttgttttctaatttatgtTGACTCTGCAGGTGGCCGTTCTCAAGGATACCATTGCAAATAAAGATGAGGAGATTGAGCGGTTGCAGTTGCTTAAAACTAATGGCAATGGTGTAAAGCATGGCGTTGGTTCCCTAAGACAGGAGTCATTTTCTCCTAGAAGACACTCTAGCATGACTCCTCGGCAGAGCCAAAAGTCATCAGGGAGAAAAGGCTTAGGCATGAATAAAGCAGCATCTGACGTGGACAATTTCTCAGATTATGACAGGCGTTCTGAAGCTGGATCACTTCAGTCTATGGATGACTTTAAATATCACAAGCGTTCAGAATCTGGATCACATCTGTTTATAGAAGACTTTAGACAGCATAAGCATTCTGGGTCTGGGTCACATCTGTCTGTAGAGGACTTTGGACATCAGAAGGAATCTTCTTCACAGTTAAGGGATTTAAGTCAGAATGTTACTGATGATGTTGACCTTTTAGGCTTTGGAAATGCTGATTCGGATGAGAGGTTAAGTGACATATCAGATGGGGTGCTTTCAATGGGAACTGAAACCGAGGGATCAATTTGCAGTGTCGTGGAATACACTCTATTCCCTGAAGTTGTAAAGCCATCAGATGTTTCGTTTGCCGATACTAAGTACCCAGAGAGCACATTGGATGCGAAAAGGCAAGCAGAGAGTGCAACAACTGGGGTGAAGTCATTGGTTCCTATTCCAGAAAAGTAAGTAATTACTATTTCCTCTTAAAATGTTATCTTTGTAAATTGTACTTGACTTATTCATTTCATGCTTAAATTTGATTGGTGACACCACCAGCTACTATAAGTATGACTCTTTATCGTTTCTTGTAATTGGAGTGTCACGGGCTCACTTCACTTATGGTTTACCACTTTAATATTAAGGCTTTGTGCACCCCCTCGCTAGCTCCAGGTATCACAAGTCCGGTTTTTCAGCTCAGGGTTTAACATCTCAAGTTATACCACCAGCACATCTCTAGCGGGGTCTATGACCTCTTACTTTCAGATATGGCAGAATAGGGGATACTTTTTAGTAATAATTTAAACCTTTTCTCTTGGTGCACGGTGTGATTTGTTTCGACATGGTTGGATGTGCCACCTTGGTGATTAAATTACCTGTCAAGAAATTAATCCTTTTGTCTCCTGTTTTATACAGAACCAATCCACCACCGAAGACAGGCATCAGGCCCCCACAAAAGCCCGTGCAAGCCAAATCGTCAAGAGTTTCATTGACGAAAAGCTCCTCAAAGGCTCCAACAGCATCAAGTATGAAAATCTATACGCTGTTGTTTTTACTCCAATGTTTTCCATATCATTTGCCTTATGTTTTCCTTtccttaattttgtttttgttaagaTACCAAACTTTTCATCGATAAACTGAAAAGTTCAAAAGGAGATCAAAGGAGAATACAAAAAAGCTCTCCAATTGGTgttaataacaaaagaattataacTACAAAAGAGAGTGGAAAGAGTGCACCATCTTGAGGTATTAAATGATTATTTGCCTTGTGCCATTATTCTTCTCTTCTACTTTTACCTTAGTTTAGAACTTGCATCATTTCCCAAGTCATTGCTAAATGATCTTTTTGGTTTGTGGCTTCACTTGTAACAGAACCGACATTCGAGAGTGTTATTGACCATGGGGTCTGTAGTTTTAATTCCCCAACcctattttactaaaaaaaaacgtcaCTAACATTTATAATCTTTGAATCCAGCTTATTAGTACGTACGTCTATGCTAACCTAAGCATAATTCGAACAGATAAGGCCCAAAGTATCTATTAATCTCTTTGAAGTTAGAGGTTCAACTTCCtcactttcaaatttggtGTACTCGATGATAGCTCAAATTTTTATCGATCATTTTAGATGACCTCATCTTACTGTTTAACTAGATCGTTAgcgttttcttcttctttcttctttcttctttctttcttttctgttatttttttttcttttgacattCTCCTTGCTCATTTACCCCTCTCTATTTTGATGGAAATCAGGTATCAAAAAAATGATTGTTGGTAGCTCATCATCCTCGAAAAGCAGGACAAGGTGGAAGTGAATCAACCTAAAAGTAATCTGGGTAGAAAAATTCTTAGAGCCTAATCATTATTTTGTGTAGTTCTTGGTTGCAGTTTAACTTCACACTTGGTAGTTTCTGGCTCATCTCATAGGGGTTGCCTTTTGCCATTCTAATTGGAATATCATAATTTCTTCCTCTTGTTGTATATCTGTGTGCTATAAGGTTAGCTATTGTTTAAATAACAATGATCACTTTAAACCTTTCCATCCACTCATATTATATCTCTCTACCTGAAATATCGCTGCTCTCTAACTTCTTGTATATTCCCAAGTTATcaattatgaaaattgaaacttaCATGTAAGTGTTAAAATTGATGTCTTAAACTCACCTAATCGTAGAAATGTTAACCATGGTATACAcaatttttgtcatttgaaagTCTAATTTGATGGTTCAATTTTCTATAGGTAAAAGTTTAAGGATGTAATTATAAccctaattatatttttggtatgttttctttttctttttctacatgtaagttataatttattttcataatttttttttcaaaacattagATGTATTTTAAGTCAATACATAacgttaaaattttgtttttgtatttttcaataaattttgaaaaataattccaACTAATGGTAATGGTTAGTTTAGTTCAAacatataatcttttttaatagtCTTACTAAACTCATCGGGCTCCAAACATTGTCTACTTCTAATCTTCCCTCTAATGTtatgaaaaactattttctacatatatacaaataattcaaacctatatattaagaaaaatgtgttcacaatgttttttttcaaaatacaaactacaaaaaaatctttttaaatagaaaaataacgTAATTGCCAACAATAACCTATTTCAACTAGCATTATTGTACAGTGAGAGTTAAGATGTTCTAGATTCAAATTCATTGACCTCCAATTTGGTTTGAATCCAGATTATTCTTTACAATAAACtcattatttatcaaacttttatttctcCGAAATTGAATATAGTTCAATTAGGTCACGAGTTTCAAAACGTAAACAActactaaaatttatttattgataaactatttacaaaatataataaaattttattattttataaatcaacatgtttagaatataaaatttcatcaTAGATATTTTAGTttcctatttttgaaaatacctcacaataaaatatgataaaatttagaaaatatctacaaatataaaaatatcatttatcCGTctaatttactatatttaaatacagcaaaataaaaaaaaagtatgtatattaaaaaacaataaaattgatttatcaattatcaaataggaaaagaagacgaacaagaaaagaaaaagttgaagaatagTTAAACCCATCATAAatctttttgtaaaatgagTATAATATTTCGCCCAATACTTCATTTCGATGATGGGAGCTCAACTTTGTCTGAGGTTAGATGTTTATCTTTCATAGCATTTTCTGTTCATCCTTTCAGTTTTCTTCCAAGTATTGCTTAATCGCTGATTGACTGCTGAAACAacttagaaaatgaaatcatcATCTGCTGTACTAGGTTTCTTGTTTTATTCAGCGAGATTGTGGTTGAAGAAGtgaatttcaaaaaagaaataagagaagaaaatttgagTCAACCCATCTTTCGAATGCTTCAGACGGATACTTGACTTGAATTAATTCTTGAAGCTATaggttttaatgtttttagttaatttaagtATGAGATATTGTGGTCATTTTGGCCCTTTTTTAGTGGTTTTTAAGTGCATTGTGGAACATTGAGTTGGGGATTGTTAGATCAGTTTGTATTAATCGGTTTACAGTAGTCttgtctttcaattttgtaatggGTTCAGTGGCGGTTTATACTGCATTGAATCTCGTTTagaattttgaacaaaaactaaataaaaaaccaagttTGAAGCTTCCTTTGTcggtatttaaaatttagttaaaatttcaaaatcgtTGTTAGAAAATGGATtacaaacaaagaaatttgttactaaatatataattgtgattttttttaaagctgaaatttagaaatcttttcaaataatatcCAATATTTTTCTAAGGAGATACATATTTAGCTGAGCTACATATGGCGGTATTGCCTTATGACTAGATTTGTTGGAATGACGTGTGGTATAACCCTTGTACTTGACTTTTGTTCCAGGGTCCTCCAATTTTAACTATGTGGTCGTTTTTTTTGGGACCAAGTGGACTGGATGTATGTAACTCGATTGAACTTGAATTCTCTGCAATGTGAAGGTATGCAAGAATTGATTTGTAACTGATAATTGGGGTGTCCTTTGTGCTACTATCTGCACAGCTATTCTTACACTACCTGCTTTTCTGATGACTTAGTGACAGTTAAAGGAATTAGCGGTTTGGTTAtaatgttcaattttaaataagtcTAGGTTGGATAAATTTATAACGTAGACAACTTTTAGATAGAACCATCTGAAGAAGGTTAAGGGTTGGTTCGAAATTAATCTACTCTGTTAACTTAGTAAGAGGAAATTCAGCTTTCACTGGTcactgttttttctttctccaagGAAGTGCTATCTCAGTAGAATTTTCCACTTTGGGTTAGCCAGAAGGTATTTTCCAAGGAATGTCCAATGACATCTTGAAGGAcaatttatttgagaaaactATGTCAGTTCAATTGGTCACCAGAGtgattagaaaatgaaattgtctTGATGGCTGCAAGCCAACTATATGGCTAGCGTACATCCAATGCTATTATTTCGGCCAGTATAATGGAAGAACAGAAAAGTTCCATGAGTATGCTTTATAAATAGTGTATTGAGAATCTTAATTGTTATTAGTTCTATTGAGGGCTGAGGGAATTTTTGCACTCTCCTCATTGTTTTCTTaagaggaaacaaaaatttcaaatgggTCTATCCATTGGATTACAAAAAACTTCTCCATTCGTCATGAGATTTGTAAAACTATAGTCACAGAAAGGGAAGATAGATTTACACCGACCAAGAGAGAAAAGTTATTAGAGTGATTGATGCATTGTAGTCTtgatttttatcattaaataTACTCTTGCAAGCCATGTAAACCATAGGAATGCACGGACAAAATTCAACCAGAGATTGGTCCAGATTATATGAACACTAATGTCTGCTTCTTCAAGGCGGAGCTTTCTCCTTGgagatttttgtaattatgttcTTTCATGCCATAAGACAGATTTTTCTAACTACTCCAACTTTCGCTGGCTTCATGCTGATGCTTCAaacatttccattttttttcaaacgaACTTCGGCTTTAGTGCTGGATATATGTATTTCCTTGCTCTTCACTTTGGGTATATTGCTATGGTATTTTTTtagagtttctttttttagaaaattcttAGTCACATGTgcacatttttatatttctttctttaatatttcaattgaaattgtatattttgcttcttttcccagttttttgttgtttgttctGCTTATCTACCAGCTAACTTGAAAAGTTCAGTAATTAGTTTTCTTGGTTTCCTGAACGTGAGATGGCATAATTTATGTTGAGTGATATGATGTTATGATTCTGTTTTGCAGTTCCTCTGAACCATGTGTCAAGGAAACGGTGAAAGATTTGAGAAAATGGACAAGCAGAATAAGCCTTGTGTAAGCAATCAGCCATCAATATATTATTGGTGGAGACCAGATGAGGGCATATCTTCTGAGCTGGCTGATTTTGTCCTTGAAAATGGCACCTCCAACACTTGTTACGCCAAACAAAGTAAGGATGGCATTACTGTAAATAAACCCAAGTCTTCTGAGATATTGAGCACAAATCAggtcatttcaatttttggcCAAGTATTGAATCTTGCTAGTCGTCCTTTTACCTTTTTCCAACCAAAGAGGGTCTTGAACCGAGACAATGATGATTCCGTTGAGGTTACCTTCAATAGTGTGGTTGAAATTGATGGCAAAACAGTTACCTCACCTGAAATTAAAGACTTCTGTGTTGATTTAAGGACCGATGGCCAATGTTCTCCTATGGTGCAGCCTACATTGGGTTTGAATTGTTTGACAGTAACTCAGAAGATTTCTTTGTTAGAACCTTGTAATTATCATTCCATGTCATCATTTTGGAATCTACTAAATGGTGGTAGTGGCATGCCAGCTAATTCCTGGACAGGAAAAGGCCTTACTAGTGTACGAATCTTGCACGATATGGGGAAGATATATGGATGGATGAAGCGTGTAAGTCATACTGAAACATGCTACCCTTACCCTATGAAAGTTGCTAATACTGGAAACAGGGAAGCCAATGTATTACAGGCTAGAGGTGGTCTTAATGAAGCAGGGGACTGCATTTCAGGAGATCCAAATTTCCTTGTTCACAACTTGATTAGTGAAACTTCAAAGAATGCTCCTATGTTCCAATCAACCAATGTATCATCTTTGTTCATCCGAAAGTTGGAgataaaaatgattgaaaatgtttatatggCCTCACGTATCCTTATGTTTGTTCAAGATAACAAGGCAGATGGCAGTATTCTAGAAAGCCACAATCCAGATATTTTGGCGGCTCATTCAGTACCTTCCAAAGATGGTGCATTAGAGAATTTAGACTACGGGCAGAAGACTAGTAGCAGTGAACAACGTGAGAACATAACCAAAAAGTCTGATAAGCTCATTGTTGAAAATGAGTACAACAGAGAGGATTCCTCATTGACCCGTGAAAGATCTTGTTACAATATTGGTAAACAAGAGCATGCCTTTGCCGGGGCATTAGCTGGTGTATTTGTCAGTCTTTGTCTACATCCTGTTGATACAATCAAAACAGTGGTTCAATCTTATCATGCAGAACATAAGTCTCTCAGTTACATTGGAAAATCAATTGTCACTGATCGAGGTGGGTTGGTGGATTCTGTGTTCACACATAGCTCAATCTGCAAATCAAggacacttttctttttatttgttaaaaattctTCTGAAAATCAATTACATGCTTAATTCAGGTTTAAGTGGACTTTATCGTGGAATCTCCACCAACATTGCTTCTTCAGCTCCAATATCTGCTGTTTACACTTTCACATATGAATCAGTTAAAGGAGCTTTGCTTCCAATTCTCCAAGAGGTAGGAATTTCATTCTGTTATTCATCATCATTcgtttttttccccttctgtttgcctttccttttttagttttttttgggTCCTTACTCTtgctctctccctctctaagTAGAAGTTTGGGGTACGTTGAAGAGGTAAACATGACGGAACTATTACTTGATGACAGTATTGGTTTTCTGCTAATGAACAGGTGCAACAGGAACTACATATGGCCCCTTACTGCTGACGTTTCATGGAAAATGAAACTTGTGGGCCTGTAAGATAGCCTGGTATTCAATGTATTAGAGTTGGGGGAGGGAGAAATGCAAGCAGAACTCTAAATATTGATTGACCCATTCTTGAAACCATTAGTGTAGACTTTTAATCCATCATcgtaatttattttcatccaCATTGAATGTTTGCTGGTTTTAGCTTTTGAGGCTTCAGACTTGTCTTTTCTTTAGGAGTACCGCTCTATTGTCCACTGCGTGGCTGGTGGTTGTGCAAGTATTGCtacatcttttctttttaccccAAGTGAGCGTATAAAACAGCAGATGCAAGTTAGTGCACACTACCATAACTGCTGGTACACATTTTAGATTCTACTGTTGATGTTACTGAAAGTATTTTTTTCTCGATTTAACTGGTCACAAATTCTTATTCTCACCTTTGGCTTTACTTTAAAAGTTTGTTATGACTTAGATTCTTGTCAGGGTACATTggataatttaattgattcaatAATTGCTTGGttctggtttttttttcagcCATTAATTTTGTCTTAAGCTCAAGTTTCTTGCATGATTTTTGTTTGCTGTCACGATCATTATTCTTTGGCTTGCAGGAATGCCTTTGTTGGTGTTGTTGCGAAGGGTGGACTGCGTGGATTATATACTGGGTGGGGAGCGGTTCTTTGCAGAAATGTACCACACTCGATTATCAAGGCAAGGAGTTCCTTGGATACGTTTCATATgaatgaaattgtttttttattaaaaaaagtgcACCGGCTCTCCGTACTTCATCTCTTAGATGCAGTTGatctttcaatttaatttcacCTCCCTTTTATTTCACCATGTCatttttgcaatattttctttgcaGTTCTATACATATGAAAGCTTGAAAGGACTGATGAAATCTAATGCTCAACAAACTACTTCACAAACGGTTAGTTAATATGGTTTTCCCATTAATTTCTTctctgttttctttaaaaaaaaaaaaattcatttgcTTGTTAAATTAGtgatctttcatttttttctcaatgaaagccgtttatttcattaaaaaaaatgatgatgatgatgataacgTTTCTAATGGGAACAACCTCTGGGCTCTATGGGTCCAACTTTCAATTCCTTATAATAAATGAGGATTGAAATTGAAGttgactttgaatttcaaacttgaaaatgtaggtaaaataaataattatttattaacgGGAGAATTGTATTTCCACTAGTTAAGTTAATTAAAGttatgaacaaaatttatccatttctaagttttttttttccgaagtataaaagaatttgcTTTTCATTGGACGTTAAAATCTAAGTAAAGTCCAGACAAAGGAGCCAAAGGTATGGCTCTTTTCGGATATGACtaatttatgtcatttgtagaaacaatgtatttttaatttcctttaaaTAGAGGATGAAGAAATGATGAGGAATTGAAATGGTTTTGATTCCGGATCTCATTCCACTCCACTAAATATCCAATTATTTAGGACCTTTTATAACCAttaccttcttttctttcttcagtttttgaaaatttattacacaATTTCTTACCATGTTTTCCATccattttaagaaaacatctgaatttttaggaaaatgattttttaaataaaaaacaagtttataaAGTAGATtacaaagaatgaaaaaaataacttgagCGTTTACAAGTTTatctttgaaaacaaaagaccAAATAGCTATCAAATGAGaccttaattttttcttcagcTGGCGACAATATGGTTTAGATTTATAATTACTTCAATCTTAGATTAAGATGATTGTTCTTTATCTGCAGTTAGTTTGTGGAGGAGTAGCTGGATCTACTGCCGCCTTATTTACCACTCCTTTTGATGTTGTAAAGACCAGATTACAAACACAAATACCAGGATCTTTGAGCCCATATAAAAGTGTAATTCAAGCACTCTATGAAATAGGCAAAAAAGAAGGCCTGCAAGGTCTCTATAGGTATGCTCTATTATGGCAATCTTTCATTAATTGTAGAATTTCCATTAACAGTCTTCTAATTCCCTCTATTCTGGCAATATTTCATCAATTGTGGAATTTCCATTAATAGTCTTCTCATTCCCTTGTCAAGTAGGTTTGTTTCTTAACCTTTCTTTAGTTTGTTGAAGTTATTGTCTCATTTTTGTGATATCAGGGGGTTGACTCCAAGACTAGTTATGTACATGTCTCAAGGTGCAATCTTCTTCACCTCTTATGAATTTTTGAAGAGACTTTTTTCTCTTGAGGTGCCTCGACATGATACTGCAATAGTCCAACACCGAGTGGATGAGAAACTCGAAAGATGATTTAGCAATACAATTGTAATTATCTTCACCATCCGTAATAGCAGCATCTTGATTTTTATCATCGACAACCACGATACCAAATTTGGATTTGCGCTCCTAATATTTACCAAAATATGGAGAAATTTCTCAAAGGGGTGTTCTAGTACTTGGAGAGTCTCACTAACATTGGATTTCTGCATTAACCACCTAAATGGAAAGGGAACTTGATGCTGTATCAGAAACCTCAGAATTGGAATTGGTATAGATTCTTTTAACCAAAGTCAATTTTCAGATTTAAAGCAATTGTGAATCCTTGTATGTCGATTTTCATCACAATTGACTAGGAAATACATTTCATTATAAGCTTTAGGCCATTAT encodes:
- the LOC101218386 gene encoding kinesin-like protein KIN-14J isoform X1; this translates as MAESKLKLELVEWLNCMLPHINLPLDASDEELRLCLSDGSVLCSILDKLCPGAVQGGNSKPITPDIERFLITLDELGLPGFEPSALEQGSIAPVLHCLSTLRASFDLSVGDEYTQNHSRKKWNLYEVDSLDGINNLSGQRFQDFPNGSVVSVPSYGLNSHIQYEDYGGQEQNHDVSGSNIVELIKSKNLENVSTQSLFNMISRILDGSVETKNGDVSHQVAYILRKVVQVLEQRILTHAGNLKHQSNLLKAREEKFLSKLRVLETLATGTTEENEVVMNQLQRLKIEMFKVEEMKNCEEQDKMALKEQKALCDVELSDLKDELEKAKREHENYCLQQETNAKEEKAKFEEKLNELECLLADSRKHVKDLETFSESKSLKWKKKEFVYQNFIDDLLRAFQELRISVDSIKREVLNTKGNYAEDFNFLGMKFKGLADVAHNYHAVLNENRRLYNEVQDLKGNIRVYCRIRPFLPGQSKKLTTVEYIGENGELVIINPAKQGKDNRRLFKFNKVFGPTCSQEDVFLDTQPLIRSVLDGYNVCIFAYGQTGSGKTYTMSGPDVSLRTEWGVNYRALNDLFEISQSRKGSISYEIGVQMVEIYNEQVRDLLSTSGLPKRLGIWNTTQPNGLAVPDAGMHPVRSTGDVLDLMKIGLTNRAVGATALNERSSRSHSVLTIHVRGVDLETDAILRGSLHLIDLAGSERVDRSEATGDRLKEAQHINKSLSALGDVIFALAQKTPHIPYRNSKLTQVLQSSLGGQAKTLMFVQINPDVDSYSETISTLKFAERVSGVELGAARSNKEGRYVRELMDQVAVLKDTIANKDEEIERLQLLKTNGNGVKHGVGSLRQESFSPRRHSSMTPRQSQKSSGRKGLGMNKAASDVDNFSDYDRRSEAGSLQSMDDFKYHKRSESGSHLFIEDFRQHKHSGSGSHLSVEDFGHQKESSSQLRDLSQNVTDDVDLLGFGNADSDERLSDISDGVLSMGTETEGSICSVVEYTLFPEVVKPSDVSFADTKYPESTLDAKRQAESATTGVKSLVPIPEKTNPPPKTGIRPPQKPVQAKSSRVSLTKSSSKAPTASNTKLFIDKLKSSKGDQRRIQKSSPIGVNNKRIITTKESGKSAPS
- the LOC101218386 gene encoding kinesin-like protein KIN-14J isoform X2, encoding MAESKLKLELVEWLNCMLPHINLPLDASDEELRLCLSDGSVLCSILDKLCPGAVQGGNSKPITPDIERFLITLDELGLPGFEPSALEQGSIAPVLHCLSTLRASFDLSVGDEYTQNHSRKKWNLYEVDSLDGINNLSGQRFQDFPNGSVVSVPSYGLNSHIQYEDYGGQEQNHDVSGSNIVELIKSKNLENVSTQSLFNMISRILDGSVETKNGDVSHQVAYILRKVVQVLEQRILTHAGNLKHQSNLLKAREEKFLSKLRVLETLATGTTEENEVVMNQLQRLKIEMFKVEEMKNCEEQDKMALKEQKALCDVELSDLKDELEKAKREHENYCLQQETNAKEEKAKFEEKLNELECLLADSRKHVKDLETFSESKSLKWKKKEFVYQNFIDDLLRAFQELRISVDSIKREVLNTKGNYAEDFNFLGMKFKGLADVAHNYHAVLNENRRLYNEVQDLKGNIRVYCRIRPFLPGQSKKLTTVEYIGENGELVIINPAKQGKDNRRLFKFNKVFGPTCSQEDVFLDTQPLIRSVLDGYNVCIFAYGQTGSGKTYTMSGPDVSLRTEWGVNYRALNDLFEISQSRKGSISYEIGVQMVEIYNEQVRDLLSTSGLPKRLGIWNTTQPNGLAVPDAGMHPVRSTGDVLDLMKIGLTNRAVGATALNERSSRSHSVLTIHVRGVDLETDAILRGSLHLIDLAGSERVDRSEATGDRLKEAQHINKSLSALGDVIFALAQKTPHIPYRNSKLTQVLQSSLGGQAKTLMFVQINPDVDSYSETISTLKFAERVSGVELGAARSNKEGRYVRELMDQVAVLKDTIANKDEEIERLQLLKTNGNGVKHGVGSLRQESFSPRRHSSMTPRQSQKSSGRKGLGMNKAASDVDNFSDYDRRSEAGSLQSMDDFKYHKRSESGSHLFIEDFRQHKHSGSGSHLSVEDFGHQKESSSQLRDLSQNVTDDVDLLGFGNADSDERLSDISDGVLSMGTETEGSICSVVEYTLFPEVVKPSDVSFADTKYPESTLDAKRQAESATTGVKSLVPIPEKTNPPPKTGIRPPQKPVQAKSSRVSLTKSSSKAPTASSIKKMIVGSSSSSKSRTRWK
- the LOC101216245 gene encoding uncharacterized protein LOC101216245, translated to MCQGNGERFEKMDKQNKPCVSNQPSIYYWWRPDEGISSELADFVLENGTSNTCYAKQSKDGITVNKPKSSEILSTNQVISIFGQVLNLASRPFTFFQPKRVLNRDNDDSVEVTFNSVVEIDGKTVTSPEIKDFCVDLRTDGQCSPMVQPTLGLNCLTVTQKISLLEPCNYHSMSSFWNLLNGGSGMPANSWTGKGLTSVRILHDMGKIYGWMKRVSHTETCYPYPMKVANTGNREANVLQARGGLNEAGDCISGDPNFLVHNLISETSKNAPMFQSTNVSSLFIRKLEIKMIENVYMASRILMFVQDNKADGSILESHNPDILAAHSVPSKDGALENLDYGQKTSSSEQRENITKKSDKLIVENEYNREDSSLTRERSCYNIGKQEHAFAGALAGVFVSLCLHPVDTIKTVVQSYHAEHKSLSYIGKSIVTDRGLSGLYRGISTNIASSAPISAVYTFTYESVKGALLPILQEEYRSIVHCVAGGCASIATSFLFTPSERIKQQMQVSAHYHNCWNAFVGVVAKGGLRGLYTGWGAVLCRNVPHSIIKFYTYESLKGLMKSNAQQTTSQTLVCGGVAGSTAALFTTPFDVVKTRLQTQIPGSLSPYKSVIQALYEIGKKEGLQGLYRGLTPRLVMYMSQGAIFFTSYEFLKRLFSLEVPRHDTAIVQHRVDEKLER